Proteins co-encoded in one Halorhodospira halophila genomic window:
- a CDS encoding glycine/sarcosine N-methyltransferase, whose amino-acid sequence MSVQTEQDFGADPTQVRDTDHYTEEYVDGFVDKWDDLIDWDSRAQSEGDFFIQELKKRGAKRVLDVATGTGFHSVRLREAGFEVVSADGSAEMLAKAFENGRKRGHILRTVQVDWRWLNQDIHGRYDAIICLGNSFTHLFNERDRRKTLAEFYSALNHDGVLILDQRNYDGILDHGYDSSHTYYYCGDDVSVYPEHVDDGLARFKYAFSDGSTYFLNMFPLRKEYTRRLMREVGFQKIETYGDFKETYRDADPDFFIHVAEKAYREEE is encoded by the coding sequence ATGAGTGTTCAGACTGAGCAGGACTTCGGGGCGGACCCGACCCAGGTGCGGGACACCGACCACTACACGGAGGAGTACGTCGACGGGTTCGTGGACAAGTGGGACGACCTGATCGACTGGGACAGTCGGGCCCAGAGCGAGGGTGACTTCTTCATCCAAGAGCTCAAGAAACGGGGTGCCAAGCGGGTACTCGACGTCGCAACCGGCACGGGTTTTCACTCGGTTCGTCTGCGCGAGGCCGGTTTCGAGGTCGTGAGTGCCGATGGTAGCGCGGAGATGCTGGCCAAGGCCTTCGAGAATGGGCGAAAACGTGGCCATATTCTGCGCACCGTCCAGGTCGACTGGCGATGGCTGAACCAAGACATCCACGGTCGCTACGACGCCATCATCTGCCTCGGCAACTCCTTTACCCACCTATTCAACGAACGCGACCGCCGCAAGACCCTCGCCGAGTTCTACTCCGCCCTCAACCACGACGGTGTCCTGATCCTGGACCAGCGCAACTACGACGGCATCCTGGATCACGGCTACGACTCCAGCCACACCTACTACTACTGCGGAGACGACGTCTCGGTCTATCCCGAGCACGTGGACGACGGGCTGGCGCGGTTCAAGTACGCGTTCTCCGATGGGTCGACCTATTTCCTGAACATGTTCCCGCTGCGCAAGGAGTACACGCGGCGGCTGATGCGGGAGGTCGGCTTCCAGAAAATCGAGACCTACGGCGACTTCAAGGAGACCTATCGGGACGCCGATCCGGACTTCTTCATCCATGTCGCCGAGAAGGCCTATCGGGAGGAGGAATAA